ccgccgccgccgccgtccGAGCTTGAAGTCGGTGAGTGGCGGCGGCGCCGTGGGCGCGGCCATGTTGGCGGCCGCACTCCCCATTGTTGGGGGAAGGAGGCGAGATCCGGAAACCGGGTCGGGCGCGGGCGGCCAGGGAACACCGGGCCCCGGGCCGGGCTCGAGAACGGTGAGCCGCTCGGAAGCAGGCCCCGTCGGAAGACCCGAACTTTCTGGGCTCGCGCGGTGGATGACTCAAGGGCTGTTAAAATAAGTCTGTAAGGCCCTTACCCTTCCGAAAAGCAGAGGGCTTGTTTGTTTGGTAAACTGGTTTCTTGGGATAGTAAATGAAGCCTGGAATGTTTAATGCTCCCTCTAAGGAGGCATTTTCTGGTATATTTTAGATGGAAAATCGGCTTAGGTTATGGCCTGTGAAAACTTCAAGATGGGGAGGAGTCGAGAGTTCGTAACTAAAAGACACTTTTCATGACGTAGACGTGTTGGGAGAGGAGGCTTTTTGAAAAACGATACGTGATGTGTCGCAAAattggaagattttaaaaatgtggtttcttTAGGAAACTAATTTTAAGCCAGCTTCTCGGCATGGCTGTAAAAGCTAATGGTTCCCTGGTTTGAACATTTTGGTGACAAAATCCGTGTGAGTCTGAAAACTTCCCTCGGGAAAATAACATAACTCGTTGTGGCACTTGCAAACCCCCGTCCCCGAATTCCCCAGTTCCTGGATCGCAAGGCTGAGTAGTTCTTAAATGATGACAGTTACAAGATTACTTTCTTAGTTCAGGAAGCAGTCATTCTTATCTGTAGTTCTGTAGTAAATATAAACTCCCTTTTCCCCGTGTTTTTTGAATTGAAGTAATTAAGTAATCTTTACTTTTCTAGCTAGGACTTCTCTCAAACTTGTGTGCTGAGGAGACTCAGATGTTGGCCTCAGCTCCTAGGCTGAACTCAGCAGATCGGCCCATGAAAACTTCTGTATTGAGACAAAGGAAAGGATCCGGCAGAAAGCAACATCTATTATCCTGGGCTTGGCAGCAAGGAAGGGGACAGGTAGTGGAAATCCTGCAATCCGAAAAGCAGACTGAAAGGTATGAAATTCGTGTTACGGGGCAAACATCCTAAACcaagtgtctttatttttaaagtgattattcAAATTTGTggataaactttttaaagaaggtCATAAAGGCTGTGCATATAATGAAGTGTGAGTGTACAGTGAAGTTAAAGCAGTTGAATAAGCAGTTTTGAgtcttttcaaaatgatttctggAGTTACAGGTTGGGGCTACAGAACCTTCTTAAAGTTTTGAGCTTTTCTTACTGGGATTTTgctcaatattttatttccatttacttgtAGGTGACAAAGAAGCTGAAGATGGGTGGCGGAGAGAGGTATAACATTCCAGCCCCTCAGTCAAGAAACGTTAGTAAGAACCAGCAACAGCTTAATAGACAGAAGACCAAGGATCAGAATTCCCAAATGAAGATTgttcataagaaaaaagaaagaggacataCTTACACGTCATCAGCAGCTGCACGGCAGGCCATGCAAAGTGGGGGGAAGaacaaaaattttccaaataatcaaAACTGGAACTCTAGCTTATCAAGTCCTAGCTTACTTTTTAAGTCTCAGACTAATCAGAACTACGCTGGAGCCAAGTTTAGTGAGCCACCATCACCAAGTGTTCTTCCTAAACCACCAAGCCACTGGGTTCCAGTTTCCTTTAATCCTTCTGATAAGGAAATAATGACATTTCAGCTTAAAACCTTACTTAAAGTACAGgtataaagtaagataaaatactAATGTTTAATAAATTTAGTTATATTTAAGGGTAGCTGTCAATTGTTTCAGACCAAATTCACTAGGGAATTAATCTATTTGTAAAACTGCTAATTaatgtagaaaatataattagACTTCATCTTACCTGTTTTACATGTTGTGTGCACTGTGATGGTAGTATCAGTGcaacttaaaattaattattgataATTGTACTTGATAGTGTGTTCTCAACAGAGTAACTCTTAAATGAAACCTGTCAGATTTAGATTTGGGGAATGGTAATCAGCTTTGCCTATTGTTTGTTgggcaaaaatactaatttaagaCTATCATTCATAGATCAGATTTACTTTTTGAAAGCTAGTCCATCTGATTATAAGCATCCAGTTAAAAGACATAGAGGGACTGAAAAGTAGTTAATATTTGACAGTTTCAAGTCCTAGAAACACCCAAACCAGTAATATGCCAACAACCTGATGCACTgccaaaaagaaaatgtgaatttttcttaGAGAATAGTTGCATTTTAGTAAACTGTATGCTGGTGAACGTGGAAAGGGCACTAGAGGCTATCTAATTTAGAATGAGACCATGTACCCCAATGGCTGTTCCTTTCATGCAGTGGGTGTCTGCCAACTAATGCACCAAAaccatttttttacagaaatagtaTTTGGTGGTCACTGAGTagctttcaaaatacatttttgtattatAGCACTGCATAAGCTATTCTGACAGTGATCTGGTCTCGAATCATTCCCCATAAAGCTTAAAAAATGGGGGGAGCTGTATAATGTGAAAGTTTTAAGTACCTAAGGAAGAGccatgtaaatatatgtaataaactTGTAGCATATGTAAAGCTTTGTTGCCATTTATcatacaaaaatagaatattttagtATGAATTTGCTGAATGTAAGACCATGGACTCTTTTTATACTATGGCCTGATTTTAAAGGtccaaaataattgtttttaaagtttgccCTTGTGCTAAAGTGCCAGTATATGTATAATTGATCTGGTTGTAAACTATATTTCAAAGTAAACCCTAGTGTAATAAGTTTTATATAACTGTAAAGGTTTTAAGCTGCTAAAACACTTCCTATTTTTAAGAGATGTGAAATGCAGTATGGGactgttttttcttccttaagcCCAAAGATTAACTATTAAAAGGTCCCTCCAACCTTAAGATTCATTTTGGCTTTCAATAACTTTTGTAATCTATAACGAATATAGTTTAGTGTATgtcagtatatatattttttgttactaGTCCTGTGCAACCCAGGGGACCATTTAtgcaaaaaatgtaatttctcgCATAGTACCTTGATAACATGTTTTACCTAAATACAACAGCTAACCCAACAGTAAATTACAAATGTGTGTGGGAGAGtcaatttaaaatttgattttaagtgCCCTATTCTAATTTGGCAGCTTTTTGGCATTTTAAAGCAGAATGGCCAAGTTGTATTTCTCCCAAGTAAATGTAGATGAGGTAATATTGCTCAAGTCAAATAATGCTATTCCAAATTCAAGTTTACATAGTACTTAATGTACATATGTGAATTTCaagcatgaaattaaaaaataaaattgcttcttcctccccccagtggcttatttgtatttttataaaaaattgttatgattatctttattatttattcttagaaTGCACATAATTAACCCAACTGATAAATGGAAGGACTGTTGGTTTTTAAGAGGCAACCAGTGTGCTGACTGATGAACACGTATTACGATCCCCCCACGTGCAGCAGGTTTATCAGGAAAAGGCCACAGAATACTTTGGAAAACTAAGCTTCTGATTCACTATCAAGTCAAATAAAGCAGGTTTAATtacctgcctctctcccctttctctacattctaAGGTGATTTGAGgtttatagaaaacaaaagaattccTCAAATTGACAAGAACCCTTGtgtttgtatgttatatataaaagCATGATTTCCAGCAGGGGGCTTGGGGGAGCATCACAACCACACTTGCTAAGAGGTTCCAAGTGAGAGGGTTAGCTTCAACTAGTTCAACAGGTGGTGAACCCCTGGGTGAGGCTGTTACTTGACTATGTGAACCATAGGAAATAACTGGAGAAAAAACCTGAgtcttcattttctcctgttctATTCCCAGTCTAAGGTCTATAACAATGCCAAGGACTGTCTTTTCTGTAACTGCACTGGAATTTCACTGGATTTACAATTCGCAGCCCAGGTGttagttttggattttttttttttaaagattttatttattcgacagagatagagacagccagtgagagagggaacacaagcagggggagtgggagaggaagaagcaggctcacagcggaggagcctgatgtggggctcgatcccacaacatcgggatcacgccctgagccgaagacagacgcttaaccgctctgccacccaggcgcccctagttggaTTTACACAGTATGTATTAGGTTTCTGGTTTGGGATTGCCTCAAGTGGTCAAAGTGTTCAGACTTGAAGATGGGAGTACAAAAGGCTTTTAACCATAAAGTTTTCAATAGGTAGGgataacttaaaaattaacaaCCAGAACAACATCTCATTCCTCAGAGAGGTACTAATAGTTTTGGTTAGCCTACAGGAATTTCCCAAACTATTGTACTTGTGAGAACCAAAAAGTTACTAAAGAGAACCAACCTATCCTCTAAGGCTGAAGTCAGCCATAGTGTGAGCCTTCAGTCAGtgttagaattttaattttttaaaaaatttgccaTTATCTTTTTGATGGCAGTGTATACACGAATGTGGGTCCATGACCTATCCTTACATTTAATTTCTGGTTAAGTTCTATTCTTCCCAGAAGCAAGCACAAGgtgggaaaaaaactgaagggTTTTGGGTAAGTTTTCTAGTTTAATTGCATTCTCATTGGCAATTACTCTGTAAAACAGGAGGGAGAGTACATCTCCAAAGCCTCTTACGCAAATGACGAAAGCCTACCCAATCACAAACGTGGAAGGCAGAGCTAAacctaaggaaaacaaaacaacccccctcccccaattttttGGCTCCTAGACCAGTTTATTTCACTCTAGCATTCAAAGAGATGGGATCTACAAAAAACTAGACACAAAGGCCTTTTCTTCTTTACAAACTACTCTGTCAGTTATCAACAAAAGGAATTTACACGCCTTGCTTTTTATTCCAAATAAAGAGTCCCGACTTCAGTAGGGTGAAACAACTGTTAGGAATACACAGAAACACAATGCAATCAATGTAACCAAcactgttgggggggggggcagaggaaaaaaacccaagagaagGAAACTTTTCTATAACAACTATCGACATCTTATAGATGTTAATAGTTGAATGAAAATAGGCTGCTTACTTCATTTATCAATGAGAACAATTTACTCCTAAAAAGCTCTGACCTCCTGGTAGAAATGCCATTAAGTTTATTCCTCAGCTATCAAGCTGTGCTGTTTTAAGTCACAGGCTCCCTTTTCCAAAGTATCTCAGCATTTTGTAAACAAGAATATGGTCAAAAAGCAACACAAGGAGGTTGAAATTTGGAAAGCCAGGATAGAGAGCCTGAGTCACAATAGCTGTGAGATCTTGTGTTATATTTAACCTCTCTCTCATccacaaagaatacaaacaaaatactttttgATATTAAATCTATTAATCTTCCTTCTATGTGAActttatattccattatattacttttatgttataaaaaatttcccatttgattaaaagaaaaaaaggcacaaaacagTGAAGaggaaccaaatgaaaaaaaccaTGAACTCTAACCTGGGAtctgccacttacttgctgtgtgatcttaggcaagtttgaaaaaaatttttttaatcaaatgggGGTAAAAATACCTCCATTTCGTACCTCCCCCAGTTATGTGTGTTctgcaatattttcaaaaatttttataaattaaaggcTAACACTTCCATATTTCTAGATGAATAACTGTACACGAAAAGCTTAAAGTATGTGGCAGAAGTAAATGTGAGTGATGGAGAGTCAATGTATAGATAAACAAACTTCATATCCTAATAAGGAACTAAGGAatccaaaaacatttttgtgatactataaaagttatttattcaCTATACACAGAACATGTCCCCTATAAAATGTACATGTAAATCACTAAAAAGTATAATCTGGTGAACATTTTCTCAATTACAGAACATACTAAATCAGTTGGGATAACAGCTCTCTGTCTGCCTCAAAATAATCTAATTATAGCACCCAGAGTCTCCTTTATATCTAATGCAAAGTTAAATACTTATTTTGGGGATTATTTCCTAAGATGTGTTTGAGGAGGCAGAGTTAACAATTTAATATAACTCTAGTATATTACAGTCACTGCACAATAAATCAGTTTATTACAGATTAAAAcatcatttcttcattatttgtaTTAATGGGATGCAAACAAATACTGGATACTTTTAAA
This window of the Ailuropoda melanoleuca isolate Jingjing chromosome 2, ASM200744v2, whole genome shotgun sequence genome carries:
- the PNRC2 gene encoding proline-rich nuclear receptor coactivator 2, with protein sequence MGGGERYNIPAPQSRNVSKNQQQLNRQKTKDQNSQMKIVHKKKERGHTYTSSAAARQAMQSGGKNKNFPNNQNWNSSLSSPSLLFKSQTNQNYAGAKFSEPPSPSVLPKPPSHWVPVSFNPSDKEIMTFQLKTLLKVQV